Proteins encoded within one genomic window of Haematobia irritans isolate KBUSLIRL chromosome 5, ASM5000362v1, whole genome shotgun sequence:
- the LOC142241633 gene encoding uncharacterized protein LOC142241633: MCCTNMRTLSFIVGWIHLIFALIISITLLIHLCTYHNATYDDTVIEAEVSKTGLPTLIFLFIFSVTSLIIDILLLKGISQERHKLMTPFVFGNYVAMGIQSCLTLYNIFKDIIEGVTFGDLMIHLILNCLSLGLIAFFFYPIYQMYHQIRLYNQQRVLAGLKVIATTVEALNAEEPQIYVN; encoded by the exons ATGTGTTGCACTAATATGAGAACTCTTAGCTTCATTGTGGGCTGGATACATTTGATTTTTGCTTTGATTATTTCCATTACGTTATTGATACATCTGTGCACCTATCACAATGCCACCTATGATGATACAGTGATAGAAG ctgaGGTCTCTAAGACAGGGTTGCCCACCCTAATATTTCTCTTCATATTTAGTGTGACCAGTTTGATTATCgatattttattattgaaagGCATATCACAG GAACGCCATAAGCTAATGACTCCTTTTGTTTTTGGTAACTATGTGGCTATGGGTATTCAATCTTGTCTCACACTTTACAATATCTTCAAGGATATCATAGAGGGAGTAACATTTGGTGATCTCATGATACATTTGATATTGAATTGTTTATCTTTGG GTCTGATTGCATTCTTCTTTTACCCCATATATCAGATGTATCATCAAATCCGCCTTTATAATCAACAGAGGGTACTTGCTGGCCTTAAGGTCATCGCTACTACTGTCGAAGCATTAAATGCTGAAGAACCACAAATTTATGTTAATTAA